A stretch of Kaistella flava (ex Peng et al. 2021) DNA encodes these proteins:
- a CDS encoding aminotransferase class IV, producing the protein MKLSFASEQSQLHNRAFLYGDAVQVSFFIRGSQLIMAEECYFYLMASMRKMRMAIPLSYTLEFFQNLFAEKVLQEGIKNGIIQFFVYRNTDEQVLSKSRISYYFEVDEVDDLLNIQRDYELDLIKEINVNTNVLSSIHVHCPENIYAEIYAKENDLDDVIFLNPAKRIARSIYGNLLFLEGKVIKIPKTTEGAYISPLLENFVTFIHKNNLAQIQESEMIAFESQKAEEILMISDIKGIFPVTKIRNKTFGKDRFSEMVEQWKASFA; encoded by the coding sequence GTGAAATTATCTTTTGCTTCTGAGCAGTCTCAATTACACAACCGTGCTTTTTTATATGGCGATGCGGTGCAAGTTTCTTTTTTTATCCGCGGGTCGCAATTGATTATGGCGGAAGAGTGTTATTTCTATTTAATGGCCTCTATGCGTAAAATGAGAATGGCGATTCCATTGTCTTATACGTTGGAGTTTTTCCAGAATCTATTTGCAGAAAAAGTTTTGCAGGAAGGCATAAAAAATGGAATTATTCAGTTTTTCGTCTATCGAAATACGGATGAACAAGTACTTTCAAAAAGTAGGATTTCTTATTATTTTGAGGTAGATGAAGTTGATGATCTTTTGAATATTCAAAGAGATTATGAACTTGATTTGATTAAAGAAATTAATGTGAATACGAATGTTTTAAGCAGTATTCATGTTCATTGTCCGGAAAATATCTATGCTGAAATTTATGCGAAGGAAAATGATTTGGATGATGTTATTTTTCTGAATCCAGCTAAAAGAATTGCCAGAAGTATTTACGGGAATTTATTATTCCTGGAAGGAAAAGTGATTAAGATTCCAAAGACTACGGAAGGAGCTTATATTTCGCCTCTGTTGGAGAACTTCGTCACCTTTATTCATAAAAATAATTTAGCCCAGATTCAGGAGTCAGAAATGATTGCGTTCGAATCTCAAAAGGCTGAAGAGATCTTGATGATTTCTGATATCAAAGGAATTTTCCCTGTTACCAAAATCCGAAATAAAACTTTTGGAAAAGACCGTTTTTCTGAAATGGTAGAACAATGGAAAGCCAGTTTCGCTTAG
- the pdxH gene encoding pyridoxamine 5'-phosphate oxidase has product MENLHDKRKIYDRAELLESQIKENPMEQFRDWFLEAEQNPQISEANAMAVSTLEKDGCPRTRMVLLKSYTWEGFIFYTNYDSRKGKAIESNHKACLSFFWPNLERQIIIKADLEKLADNLSDGYFHSRPKGSQLGAVVSPQSQVIPNREFLEKKLKNLEKEFENSEIPRPEGWGGYLAKPYEIEFWQGRPNRLHDRIIYELQEDFDWKISRLAP; this is encoded by the coding sequence ATGGAAAACTTGCACGACAAAAGAAAAATCTACGACCGCGCCGAACTTTTGGAAAGTCAGATTAAAGAAAATCCAATGGAACAGTTTCGCGATTGGTTTTTAGAGGCTGAGCAAAATCCTCAAATTTCTGAAGCCAATGCCATGGCAGTTTCTACCCTTGAAAAAGATGGCTGTCCACGTACCAGAATGGTTTTGCTGAAATCATATACTTGGGAAGGTTTTATTTTTTACACCAATTACGACAGTAGAAAAGGAAAGGCGATTGAAAGTAATCATAAAGCCTGTTTAAGCTTTTTCTGGCCCAATTTAGAACGTCAAATTATCATTAAAGCAGATTTAGAAAAATTAGCGGATAATTTAAGTGATGGTTATTTTCATTCCCGCCCGAAAGGAAGTCAGCTCGGAGCAGTAGTTTCGCCACAAAGTCAAGTAATTCCGAATCGCGAATTTCTGGAAAAGAAATTAAAGAATCTTGAAAAGGAATTTGAGAATAGTGAAATTCCAAGACCAGAAGGCTGGGGTGGATATTTGGCTAAACCTTACGAGATCGAATTTTGGCAAGGTCGTCCAAATCGACTTCACGATAGAATCATCTACGAATTACAGGAAGATTTTGACTGGAAGATTTCCCGTTTAGCACCATAA
- a CDS encoding SRPBCC family protein, whose amino-acid sequence MKKFLKILLAIVAILIIVMLLMGKAYHFEKSIIINAPVEKVYTQINSTKAINQWNPWMKLDPNLKVTYSGNPGQIGDKYCWEGNDEVGSGCQEITALVPNQKQSTKIIFFKPFESDATSNIILTPEGNSTKVTWDMDCELDYPMNLMKLFMDGKMDKSYGDGLNALKAISEK is encoded by the coding sequence ATGAAAAAATTCTTAAAAATTCTGTTGGCGATTGTTGCCATTCTTATCATCGTGATGTTGTTAATGGGAAAAGCGTATCATTTTGAGAAATCAATCATCATTAATGCTCCTGTAGAAAAAGTATATACACAGATTAACTCCACAAAAGCAATTAATCAATGGAATCCGTGGATGAAACTGGATCCGAATTTGAAAGTAACTTATTCCGGAAATCCTGGCCAAATTGGCGATAAATATTGCTGGGAAGGAAATGATGAGGTCGGCAGTGGTTGCCAGGAAATTACGGCATTAGTTCCGAATCAAAAGCAATCTACAAAGATAATTTTCTTTAAACCTTTTGAAAGCGATGCTACTTCTAATATTATCCTTACGCCGGAAGGAAATTCGACTAAAGTAACGTGGGATATGGATTGTGAACTGGATTATCCGATGAACTTAATGAAATTATTTATGGACGGGAAAATGGATAAATCATATGGCGACGGATTGAACGCTTTAAAAGCAATATCTGAAAAATAA
- the panD gene encoding aspartate 1-decarboxylase, with the protein MLIEIFKSKIHRVRVTESDLNYIGSITIDEDLLEASGIIVGERVYIVNVNNGERFDTYAIKGKRKSGEICLNGPAARRVQKNDIIIIMAYAQMTPEEAKTFQPKIIFPDEQTNLLT; encoded by the coding sequence ATGTTAATTGAAATTTTTAAATCTAAGATCCATCGCGTACGCGTTACTGAATCAGACCTTAATTATATAGGAAGCATCACCATTGATGAAGATTTGCTCGAAGCCTCAGGAATTATCGTGGGCGAAAGAGTATACATCGTTAATGTGAATAATGGTGAACGGTTCGATACTTACGCGATAAAAGGTAAAAGAAAATCTGGAGAAATCTGTTTGAACGGTCCGGCCGCACGACGCGTTCAGAAAAATGACATCATCATTATAATGGCCTATGCTCAAATGACGCCGGAAGAAGCAAAAACCTTCCAGCCGAAAATTATTTTCCCAGATGAGCAGACCAATCTTCTTACGTAA
- a CDS encoding YqgE/AlgH family protein gives MNYSYKGKILISTPDISGDIFSRSVVLIVDHNENGAFGLILNKKNENMSSRLLEIFEFQVTVYEGGPVENDKIFFICKGKKVTEEYLAIDDEYYLTEDIENVVSSILDSQISINDVKVFSGYSGWAGQQLEGEILRKMWTPVDVYNLDYTSPNDQSLWKNIMQNLGGEYLLWANSPEDVSLN, from the coding sequence ATGAATTATTCTTACAAAGGTAAAATTTTAATTTCCACTCCCGATATTTCGGGGGACATATTCTCACGCTCTGTAGTTTTAATCGTTGATCATAATGAAAACGGTGCTTTTGGACTCATACTGAACAAGAAAAATGAAAATATGAGTTCACGATTGCTGGAAATATTCGAATTTCAAGTTACTGTTTATGAAGGCGGACCGGTCGAAAATGACAAGATCTTTTTCATTTGTAAAGGAAAGAAAGTTACAGAAGAATATTTAGCGATAGATGATGAATACTATCTTACTGAAGATATTGAAAATGTTGTTTCTTCAATTTTAGATTCACAAATTTCAATCAACGACGTTAAGGTATTTTCGGGATATTCAGGTTGGGCAGGTCAGCAGTTAGAAGGCGAAATCCTTCGTAAAATGTGGACTCCTGTTGATGTTTACAATTTAGATTACACTTCTCCGAATGATCAAAGTCTTTGGAAAAATATTATGCAAAATTTGGGTGGAGAATACCTCTTGTGGGCAAATTCTCCGGAAGATGTTTCGTTGAATTAG
- a CDS encoding HU family DNA-binding protein, with product MNKSELIDAIAKDANITKVAAKAALESFISNVTDTLKEKDGKVSLVGFGTFSVAERAARQGINPATKKPINIAAKTVAKFKAGSDLADAVMGGKKK from the coding sequence ATGAACAAGTCTGAATTAATCGACGCTATCGCAAAAGACGCGAACATTACAAAAGTTGCAGCAAAAGCTGCTCTTGAATCATTTATCTCTAACGTTACTGACACTTTGAAAGAAAAAGATGGTAAAGTTTCTTTAGTAGGATTCGGAACTTTCTCTGTAGCAGAAAGAGCTGCAAGACAAGGTATCAACCCAGCTACTAAAAAACCAATCAACATTGCTGCTAAAACAGTTGCAAAATTCAAAGCAGGTTCTGACTTAGCAGACGCTGTAATGGGTGGTAAGAAAAAATAA
- a CDS encoding M3 family metallopeptidase, whose protein sequence is MQNPLLQTFTTKYQSAPFNEIKEEHFLPAFQELITVSEKEIDEIVGNQEEPTFENVIEALAFSGEKLEIVSGIFFNLNSAETNDEIQKIAQEVSPLLTEFSAKISQNLPLFEKIKKVFDEKEKYNLNEEQQMLLNETYKGFVRSGALLNDTDKEKFKNISIELSKKSLQFGQNVLAETNNYFKHITDEKELAGIPEAILEQYREEAKERNLEGFVVTLQYPSFLPLMTYAENRELRKELALANGKKSFQNNEFDNQNLIKEIISLKQEKAKLLGYENYADYVLEERMAKSPVQVKSFLNELLEKAKPYAEKEIEELKKLAKLDGIEEMESYDHTFYAEKLRKQKFDIDDEELKPYFQLEKVQDAVFGLAKTLFGLEFKETTEIQKYNEEVKTYEIFEDGKFKALLYADYFPRKGKRAGAWMTSFKSQSIKNGENNRPHISVVCNFSKPTSDTPSLLTFQEVTTLFHEFGHALHGVLANTTYPNLSGTSVKWDFVELPSQFLENYCYEPEFLKTFAKHYQTGEVLPNDKIQKISDSKNFMEGYQTLRQIGFGLLDMAYHSDPEKVGDVKTFEVEETKATNLYPSNPETVMSTSFSHIFQGGYSAGYYSYKWAEVLDADAFQYFKENGIFNPEIAAKYKILLSSGGTKDPMELFKNFRGSEPKVESLLKRAFG, encoded by the coding sequence ATGCAAAATCCATTATTACAAACATTTACAACAAAATATCAATCCGCTCCTTTTAATGAAATTAAAGAAGAACATTTTCTTCCGGCTTTTCAGGAATTGATTACAGTTTCGGAAAAAGAAATCGATGAAATCGTTGGAAACCAAGAAGAACCAACTTTTGAAAACGTGATTGAAGCATTGGCTTTTTCAGGTGAAAAATTAGAAATTGTTTCTGGCATTTTCTTTAATTTAAATTCTGCCGAAACCAATGACGAAATTCAAAAAATCGCTCAGGAAGTTTCGCCACTTTTAACAGAATTCTCAGCGAAGATTTCTCAAAATCTGCCCCTTTTTGAAAAGATTAAAAAAGTCTTTGACGAAAAAGAAAAATACAACCTGAACGAAGAACAGCAAATGCTTCTAAATGAAACTTATAAAGGTTTTGTAAGAAGCGGCGCTTTGTTAAACGATACTGACAAAGAAAAGTTCAAAAATATCAGTATTGAATTATCAAAGAAATCACTTCAGTTTGGCCAAAATGTTTTAGCGGAAACGAATAACTATTTCAAACATATTACGGACGAAAAAGAACTGGCCGGAATTCCGGAAGCAATTTTAGAACAATACCGCGAAGAAGCGAAAGAGAGAAATCTCGAAGGTTTCGTGGTGACTTTGCAATATCCAAGTTTTCTTCCTTTAATGACTTACGCTGAAAACCGTGAATTGCGAAAAGAATTGGCGCTGGCAAATGGTAAAAAGTCTTTTCAGAATAATGAATTCGATAACCAGAATTTAATTAAAGAAATCATTTCTTTAAAACAGGAAAAAGCGAAACTTCTAGGTTACGAAAATTACGCAGATTACGTTCTGGAAGAAAGAATGGCGAAATCTCCCGTTCAAGTAAAATCATTTTTAAATGAACTTTTAGAGAAAGCAAAACCTTACGCTGAAAAGGAAATAGAAGAATTGAAAAAACTGGCAAAATTAGACGGAATCGAAGAAATGGAAAGTTACGATCATACTTTCTACGCTGAAAAATTACGCAAGCAAAAATTCGATATTGATGATGAGGAACTGAAACCTTATTTCCAGTTGGAGAAAGTTCAGGACGCTGTTTTCGGTTTGGCAAAAACGCTTTTCGGTTTAGAATTTAAAGAAACAACAGAAATTCAAAAATACAACGAAGAAGTAAAAACGTACGAGATTTTCGAAGACGGAAAATTCAAAGCCCTACTCTACGCTGATTATTTCCCAAGAAAAGGAAAAAGAGCCGGTGCCTGGATGACGAGTTTTAAAAGTCAATCCATTAAAAATGGGGAGAATAACCGTCCGCATATTTCGGTGGTTTGTAATTTCTCAAAACCAACTTCTGACACGCCAAGTTTATTGACTTTTCAGGAAGTGACGACGCTTTTCCATGAATTTGGTCACGCTTTACACGGAGTTTTAGCAAACACTACTTATCCGAATCTTTCAGGAACTTCTGTGAAATGGGATTTTGTGGAACTTCCTTCTCAGTTTTTAGAAAACTATTGTTACGAACCTGAATTCTTAAAAACGTTTGCGAAACATTATCAGACTGGCGAAGTTTTACCGAATGACAAAATTCAGAAAATATCGGATTCCAAGAATTTCATGGAAGGTTATCAAACTTTGAGACAAATCGGATTTGGACTTTTAGATATGGCTTATCATTCCGATCCGGAAAAAGTTGGTGACGTAAAAACCTTTGAAGTGGAAGAAACTAAAGCAACCAATCTTTATCCAAGCAATCCGGAAACCGTTATGAGTACAAGTTTCTCTCATATTTTCCAGGGTGGATATTCGGCGGGATATTATTCTTATAAATGGGCCGAAGTTTTAGATGCTGATGCTTTTCAATACTTTAAAGAAAACGGTATTTTCAATCCGGAAATCGCTGCGAAATATAAAATATTGCTTTCTTCAGGCGGAACAAAAGATCCGATGGAACTGTTTAAAAACTTCAGAGGAAGCGAGCCGAAAGTGGAGAGTTTACTGAAAAGAGCCTTTGGATAA
- a CDS encoding DUF6263 family protein, with amino-acid sequence MKKFTAIALLAITLVACKKETQTVTKVDPATGKTITVEVPVTNSDSAKVEKSQAEVFAIKDSLGVYKQTFQLEKGQTYPLVTFQKDVQTMTAPDGKTQSGTSEMTDEMSFTVNDFKDGIYDITINLTGKRNSQSANGKTVAVDTNQAEPKDEQLKMMWKVNKALVGNKLNLKMNEAGKVISITGFDTVYNKITASVGSTIKDAKDKTAFVNSFKQSFNEKMLKDQFTKNLVLIPAKGVKIGDKWSESENATPDGKIKLTTTYTLKSVGNGIAEISVAGGIPKKSDKQTQEGVTRSMSSELAQNGTITLDQKTGWVKNQNISVKTTQSETLSDGKQSQTMKSVSNSTVVVNPSK; translated from the coding sequence ATGAAAAAATTCACAGCCATCGCGCTTCTTGCTATAACATTAGTTGCCTGTAAAAAAGAAACTCAAACCGTAACCAAAGTGGATCCAGCAACTGGAAAAACAATCACCGTAGAAGTTCCTGTAACCAATTCCGATTCAGCGAAGGTTGAAAAATCTCAAGCCGAAGTTTTTGCTATTAAAGATTCTTTAGGAGTTTATAAACAGACTTTTCAATTAGAAAAAGGGCAAACTTATCCTTTAGTAACTTTCCAAAAAGATGTTCAAACGATGACCGCGCCTGATGGTAAAACGCAAAGTGGCACAAGTGAAATGACCGACGAAATGTCATTTACGGTTAACGATTTCAAAGATGGTATTTATGACATCACCATTAATTTAACCGGAAAAAGAAACTCTCAGTCAGCCAATGGAAAAACAGTTGCAGTCGATACCAATCAAGCAGAGCCGAAAGATGAGCAGTTGAAAATGATGTGGAAAGTGAACAAGGCTTTGGTTGGAAATAAATTGAATTTGAAAATGAACGAAGCCGGAAAGGTCATTTCTATTACAGGTTTCGATACCGTTTATAATAAAATTACTGCTTCTGTTGGATCAACAATTAAAGACGCGAAAGACAAAACTGCTTTTGTCAATAGTTTCAAACAGAGTTTCAACGAGAAAATGTTGAAAGATCAATTCACGAAAAACTTGGTTTTGATTCCTGCAAAAGGAGTTAAGATTGGCGATAAATGGTCTGAAAGTGAAAATGCAACTCCAGACGGAAAAATCAAATTAACAACGACTTATACTTTGAAAAGCGTTGGTAATGGAATCGCGGAAATTTCAGTTGCGGGAGGAATTCCGAAAAAATCGGATAAACAAACTCAAGAAGGCGTGACCAGATCAATGAGTTCTGAATTGGCACAAAACGGAACAATTACTTTGGATCAAAAAACTGGTTGGGTAAAAAACCAAAACATCTCTGTGAAAACGACGCAATCAGAAACGCTTTCAGATGGTAAACAATCGCAAACAATGAAATCGGTATCGAATTCTACTGTTGTTGTGAATCCTTCGAAATAA
- a CDS encoding lysylphosphatidylglycerol synthase transmembrane domain-containing protein, translated as MWLALKGMEFKKIAGYFAKANYLWVFIASIFGILAYWFRAIRWNLLLEPMGYQISNSNSFWTISFGYLMNLTIPRSGELARATALFGVEKVPVEKSFGTIILERVIDLICMVGFLGLTLIFKYKAFLAFYSYITEEKGKTATTTSNSTIYIFGGILILAAILFFIFRKKLEQFSIYQKVLNFAKGIVDGLTSIFKMKQKVKFIAYSLAIWICYYLAAYLVCFSLPETSQFTFADGFFIIVVGTLGMMVPASGGIGAFHLALKFGIMALFLSMGKNPEEGGEVGLSYAFISHTMQLVIMLVLGAVSIPILTKARNAAVKNQKN; from the coding sequence ATGTGGTTGGCGCTAAAAGGAATGGAGTTTAAAAAAATCGCCGGCTATTTTGCGAAAGCCAATTATCTCTGGGTTTTTATCGCTTCGATATTTGGAATTCTTGCATACTGGTTTCGTGCAATTCGGTGGAATCTTTTATTGGAACCGATGGGTTATCAAATCTCAAACTCTAATTCTTTCTGGACTATTTCTTTCGGATATTTAATGAATTTAACCATTCCCCGAAGTGGTGAACTGGCTCGTGCGACCGCTTTATTTGGAGTGGAAAAAGTTCCGGTTGAAAAATCCTTTGGAACAATTATCTTAGAGCGGGTGATCGACTTAATATGCATGGTTGGCTTTTTAGGTTTAACCTTAATATTTAAATACAAAGCATTCCTTGCTTTCTATTCTTATATCACCGAGGAAAAGGGGAAAACAGCAACGACAACGTCCAATTCAACAATCTATATTTTTGGTGGGATTTTGATCTTAGCAGCGATTTTGTTTTTCATATTTAGAAAAAAACTGGAGCAGTTTTCTATTTATCAGAAAGTGCTCAATTTCGCAAAAGGAATTGTTGACGGTTTGACTTCAATTTTTAAAATGAAGCAAAAAGTGAAGTTTATCGCTTATTCGTTGGCAATATGGATTTGCTATTATTTAGCGGCTTATTTGGTTTGTTTTTCACTACCGGAAACGTCTCAGTTTACTTTTGCTGATGGTTTCTTTATCATCGTTGTAGGAACATTAGGAATGATGGTTCCGGCTTCTGGCGGAATCGGTGCTTTTCATTTGGCTTTAAAGTTCGGTATTATGGCCTTATTTCTTTCCATGGGTAAAAACCCTGAAGAAGGTGGCGAAGTGGGATTATCGTACGCATTTATCTCACACACGATGCAATTGGTAATCATGTTGGTTTTGGGTGCTGTTTCAATTCCTATTTTGACGAAAGCCAGAAATGCAGCAGTCAAGAATCAAAAAAATTAA